A window from Micromonospora profundi encodes these proteins:
- a CDS encoding type II toxin-antitoxin system death-on-curing family toxin, whose protein sequence is MARIARKLGVGIRDAGLVESAVARSRASVFGEDAYPDLWTKAAALLHSLVNNHPFIDGNKRIGWITAIAFLLQNRAVTIAQLDEMDQDAAYDLVISVAESRLTEVAEISAALRKLF, encoded by the coding sequence GTGGCACGCATCGCCCGCAAGCTCGGCGTCGGCATCAGAGACGCCGGCCTCGTGGAGTCGGCTGTGGCGCGGTCGAGGGCGAGCGTGTTCGGGGAGGATGCCTACCCCGACCTGTGGACCAAGGCGGCGGCCCTGCTGCACTCCCTGGTCAACAACCACCCGTTCATTGACGGCAACAAGCGGATCGGCTGGATCACGGCGATCGCCTTCCTGCTGCAGAACCGCGCCGTCACCATTGCCCAGCTCGACGAGATGGATCAGGACGCCGCGTACGATCTGGTGATCAGCGTGGCGGAGAGTCGGCTGACAGAGGTCGCCGAGATCTCCGCCGCCCTGCGCAAGCTGTTCTGA
- a CDS encoding response regulator transcription factor, whose protein sequence is MSRVLVVEDEESFSDALSYMLRKEGFEVSVAATGTDALTEFDRTGADIVLLDLMLPEMSGTEVCRQLRQRSAVPIIMVTARDSEIDKVVGLEIGADDYVTKPYSPRELVARIRAVLRRQSPEVAESGAPTLAAGPVRMDIERHVVTVEGGNVQLPLKEFELLELLLRNAGRVLTRGQLIDRVWGADYVGDTKTLDVHVKRLRSKIEPEPSAPRFIVTVRGLGYKFEP, encoded by the coding sequence TTGAGCCGCGTTCTGGTGGTCGAGGACGAGGAGTCGTTCTCCGACGCCCTGTCGTACATGCTCCGCAAGGAGGGCTTCGAGGTTTCGGTCGCCGCGACCGGCACCGACGCCCTCACCGAGTTCGACCGGACCGGCGCTGACATCGTCCTGCTCGACCTGATGTTGCCCGAGATGTCGGGGACCGAGGTGTGCCGGCAGCTCCGGCAGCGTTCGGCAGTGCCGATCATCATGGTCACCGCGAGGGACAGCGAGATCGACAAGGTGGTCGGCCTGGAGATCGGTGCCGACGACTACGTCACCAAGCCGTACTCGCCCCGGGAACTGGTTGCCCGGATCCGGGCGGTGCTCCGTCGGCAGAGCCCGGAGGTGGCCGAATCCGGCGCCCCGACGCTGGCCGCCGGCCCGGTGCGGATGGACATCGAGCGGCACGTGGTCACCGTCGAGGGTGGGAACGTGCAGTTGCCGTTGAAGGAGTTCGAGCTGCTGGAACTCCTGCTGCGCAACGCGGGCCGGGTGCTGACCCGGGGCCAGCTCATCGACCGGGTCTGGGGTGCCGACTACGTCGGTGACACCAAGACGCTCGACGTGCACGTCAAGCGGCTGCGCTCCAAGATCGAGCCGGAGCCGTCCGCGCCGCGCTTCATCGTCACCGTGCGAGGGCTGGGCTACAAGTTCGAGCCGTGA
- the phoU gene encoding phosphate signaling complex protein PhoU, protein MRDEFRADLQIVSQLLVDMAEGVRAAMRQATRALLTADRQAAETVIERDAEIDDLYRHVEERVCDLLARQAPVASDLRAMITALHVAADLERMGDLADHVAKTALRRHPSPAVPAELRAIFTEMADIADRMAVKIGSVLAKPDVDLASELDRDDDAMDELHKSLFSVLLGDDWPYGVETAIDATLLGRFYERFADHAVNAGEHVIYLITGESAPTAS, encoded by the coding sequence ATGCGCGACGAGTTCCGGGCCGACCTCCAGATCGTCAGCCAACTGCTTGTGGACATGGCGGAGGGCGTCCGCGCCGCCATGCGCCAGGCCACCCGCGCCCTGCTCACCGCCGATCGGCAGGCCGCCGAGACGGTCATCGAGCGGGACGCCGAGATCGACGACCTCTACCGGCACGTCGAGGAGCGGGTGTGTGACCTGCTCGCCCGGCAGGCGCCGGTCGCCTCCGACCTGCGCGCCATGATCACCGCCCTGCACGTGGCGGCCGACCTGGAGCGGATGGGCGACCTCGCCGACCACGTGGCGAAGACAGCGCTGCGGCGGCACCCGTCGCCTGCCGTGCCGGCCGAGCTGCGGGCGATCTTCACCGAGATGGCCGACATCGCCGACCGGATGGCGGTGAAGATCGGCTCGGTGCTGGCCAAGCCCGACGTCGACCTCGCCAGCGAGCTGGACCGTGACGACGACGCCATGGACGAGCTGCACAAGAGCCTGTTCTCGGTGCTGCTCGGCGACGACTGGCCGTACGGGGTGGAGACCGCTATCGACGCCACCCTGCTGGGCCGCTTCTACGAGCGCTTCGCCGACCACGCGGTGAACGCCGGCGAACACGTGATCTACCTGATCACCGGAGAAAGCGCCCCCACAGCCAGCTGA
- a CDS encoding MDR family MFS transporter, protein MLTMRSWFRDTTGGLPTTFWYLWTGTLINRLGSFVLIFLAIYLTQERGFSASQAGLVLGLWGVGGAVGTTVGGTLADRWGRRPTLFTAHVGAAAMMIALGLARDLWAVALGALLLGLFAEAARPAFGAMMIDVVPAKDRLRAFSLNYWAINLGFACAAILAGLAAQADYLLLFLVDAATMLITALIIFIRVPETRHAGPTVTTARAPRGALRTILADRVFLGFVVLNLFAALVFLQHISMLPIAMGDSGLSPATFGSVIALNGVLIVVGQLFVPRLIRGRSRSHVLALSAVVMGVGFGLTAFAGSAWFYGLTVLIWTVGEMLNSPSNATLIAELSPAALRGRYQGVFGLSWQIAGASAPVLGGLVREHAGNSALWLGCAALGVLTAVAHLVSGPARERRADALRRSGAGLVPADARTAAQPAEATA, encoded by the coding sequence GTGTTGACGATGCGGAGCTGGTTCCGGGACACCACCGGCGGCCTCCCCACCACCTTCTGGTACCTGTGGACCGGCACCCTGATCAACAGGCTCGGCTCGTTCGTCCTCATCTTCCTGGCCATCTATTTGACCCAGGAACGCGGCTTCTCCGCCTCCCAGGCCGGCCTGGTGCTCGGCCTGTGGGGCGTCGGTGGCGCGGTCGGCACCACTGTCGGCGGCACCCTTGCCGACCGGTGGGGTCGCCGCCCGACGCTGTTCACCGCGCACGTCGGCGCGGCCGCCATGATGATCGCCCTCGGCCTGGCCCGGGACCTCTGGGCCGTGGCACTGGGCGCGCTGCTGCTCGGCCTGTTCGCCGAGGCGGCCCGACCCGCGTTCGGCGCCATGATGATCGACGTGGTGCCGGCGAAGGACCGGCTACGCGCCTTCTCGCTCAACTACTGGGCGATCAACCTGGGCTTCGCCTGCGCCGCCATCCTTGCCGGTCTCGCCGCGCAGGCCGACTACCTGCTGCTGTTCCTTGTCGACGCGGCCACCATGCTGATCACCGCGCTGATCATCTTCATCCGCGTCCCGGAGACCCGCCACGCCGGCCCGACCGTCACGACCGCGAGGGCACCTCGTGGCGCCCTGCGCACGATCCTCGCCGACCGGGTCTTCCTCGGCTTCGTGGTACTGAACCTGTTCGCCGCGCTTGTCTTCCTCCAGCACATCTCGATGCTGCCGATCGCCATGGGCGACTCCGGTCTGAGCCCGGCCACCTTCGGCTCGGTGATCGCGCTCAACGGCGTCCTGATCGTCGTCGGCCAACTCTTCGTGCCCCGGCTGATCCGGGGCCGCAGCCGCTCGCACGTGCTCGCGCTGTCCGCCGTCGTGATGGGGGTCGGGTTCGGGCTGACCGCGTTCGCCGGCTCCGCCTGGTTCTACGGGCTGACCGTGCTGATCTGGACGGTCGGCGAGATGCTGAACTCGCCGTCAAACGCCACGCTGATCGCCGAGTTGTCCCCGGCCGCGCTACGCGGGCGCTACCAGGGCGTGTTCGGGCTCTCCTGGCAGATCGCCGGGGCCAGCGCGCCGGTCCTCGGTGGCCTGGTCCGCGAACACGCCGGCAACTCCGCGCTCTGGCTCGGCTGCGCAGCGCTCGGTGTGCTGACCGCGGTGGCCCACCTGGTGTCCGGTCCGGCCCGGGAACGGCGGGCTGACGCGCTGCGCCGCTCCGGTGCGGGGCTGGTGCCTGCCGACGCCCGGACGGCCGCACAGCCCGCCGAGGCGACGGCCTGA
- a CDS encoding sensor histidine kinase, whose translation MEWAVAIVVAVALVAGLVAGLLLPRFLPARDARTTSTGSVSSRWSRGRPAIADEQQTGLGRRTIDSLRAGVVVLDNDDVPVLINPAARAMGLLRTGSTPGSIAAHPLIRTLAGQVRRTGVRREIELDLPRGRDSAGENPLGVHLRAMGIGNGFIAVEAVDVTESHRLTRVRRDFVANVSHELKTPIGALQLLAEALLDATEPADAAMPDLSEDLVAARRFAERIQHESTRLGRLVQELLELTRLQGAEPQPPPEPVALDWVIAEVVDRTRTTAAARGVEVTVDGERGLTAYGSDAQLATAVANLVENAINYSGEDTTVRVTLRGGDEHVEIAVADQGIGIAPTDVDRVFERFYRADQARSRATGGTGLGLAIVKHIASNHGGRVEVSSTLGGGSTFTLRLPASPPDDLLATLPQAGIEAGPAELRQV comes from the coding sequence GTGGAGTGGGCAGTGGCGATCGTTGTGGCAGTGGCGCTGGTGGCCGGACTGGTCGCCGGTCTCCTGCTGCCCCGGTTCCTGCCGGCGCGCGACGCCCGCACCACATCGACGGGCAGCGTGAGCTCCCGATGGAGCAGGGGGAGGCCCGCGATAGCCGACGAACAGCAGACCGGGCTCGGCCGACGGACGATCGACTCGCTCCGGGCCGGTGTCGTGGTCCTGGACAACGACGACGTGCCTGTGCTGATCAACCCTGCTGCCCGCGCGATGGGGCTGCTGCGTACCGGCAGCACCCCGGGCTCGATCGCCGCGCACCCGCTGATCCGTACCCTCGCGGGCCAGGTGCGGCGCACCGGCGTGCGCCGCGAGATCGAGCTGGACCTGCCCCGGGGCCGCGACAGCGCGGGGGAGAACCCGCTCGGCGTGCACCTGCGGGCCATGGGTATCGGCAACGGCTTCATCGCTGTGGAAGCGGTCGACGTGACCGAGTCGCACCGGCTGACCCGGGTACGTCGTGACTTCGTGGCCAACGTGAGCCACGAGCTGAAGACCCCCATCGGGGCGCTCCAACTGCTCGCCGAAGCGCTGCTGGACGCCACCGAACCGGCCGACGCCGCGATGCCCGACCTCTCCGAGGACCTGGTGGCCGCCCGCCGGTTCGCCGAACGGATCCAGCACGAGTCGACCCGGCTGGGCCGGCTGGTGCAGGAGTTGCTGGAGCTGACCCGTTTGCAGGGCGCGGAGCCGCAGCCGCCTCCGGAGCCCGTGGCGCTCGACTGGGTGATCGCCGAGGTGGTCGACCGGACGCGCACCACGGCCGCCGCCCGCGGCGTCGAGGTGACGGTGGACGGCGAGCGCGGCCTCACCGCGTACGGCAGCGACGCCCAGCTCGCCACGGCCGTGGCGAACCTTGTGGAGAACGCCATCAACTACTCGGGGGAGGACACCACTGTGCGGGTCACCCTCCGCGGCGGCGACGAGCACGTCGAGATCGCGGTCGCCGACCAGGGCATCGGTATCGCCCCCACCGACGTGGACCGGGTGTTCGAGCGGTTCTACCGGGCAGACCAGGCGCGTTCGCGTGCCACCGGCGGCACCGGGCTCGGCCTGGCCATCGTGAAACACATCGCGAGCAACCATGGCGGTCGGGTGGAGGTGTCGAGCACTCTTGGAGGTGGATCGACGTTCACCCTCCGGTTGCCCGCCAGCCCACCGGACGACCTGCTGGCGACACTGCCACAGGCTGGGATCGAGGCCGGTCCGGCCGAGCTACGGCAGGTCTGA
- a CDS encoding phosphoglyceromutase — protein sequence MTASEGPTIGTLVLLRHGESDWNAKNLFTGWVDVDLTEKGEGEARRGGVLLREHDLLPDVVHTSVMRRAIRTAELALNAADRHWIAVRRSWRLNERHYGALQGKNKKQTLDEYGEEQFMLWRRSYDTPPPPIADDDEWSQVGDPRYALLPTELMPRTECLKDVVERMLPYWYDSIVPDILAGRTVLVAAHGNSLRALVKHLDQISDEAIAKLNIPTGIPLRYDLDPQLRPLTLGGTYLDPTAAKEAAAAVANQGR from the coding sequence ATGACTGCGAGCGAGGGGCCCACCATCGGGACGCTGGTCCTGCTGCGGCACGGCGAGAGTGACTGGAACGCCAAGAACCTCTTCACCGGCTGGGTCGACGTCGACCTGACCGAGAAGGGCGAGGGCGAGGCGAGGCGCGGCGGCGTGCTGCTCCGCGAACACGACCTGCTGCCGGACGTCGTCCACACCAGTGTGATGCGCCGGGCGATCCGCACCGCCGAGCTGGCGCTGAACGCCGCCGACCGGCACTGGATCGCGGTGCGCAGGTCGTGGCGGCTCAACGAGCGGCACTACGGCGCACTGCAGGGCAAGAACAAGAAGCAGACCCTTGACGAGTACGGCGAGGAGCAGTTCATGCTCTGGCGCCGGTCGTACGACACCCCACCGCCGCCGATCGCCGACGACGACGAGTGGTCGCAGGTGGGCGACCCGCGGTACGCGCTGCTGCCGACCGAGCTGATGCCACGTACCGAGTGCCTCAAGGACGTCGTCGAGCGGATGCTTCCCTACTGGTACGACTCGATCGTGCCGGACATCCTGGCCGGCCGGACGGTGCTGGTGGCCGCGCACGGCAACTCGCTGCGCGCCCTGGTCAAGCACCTCGACCAGATCTCCGACGAGGCGATCGCCAAGCTCAACATCCCGACCGGCATCCCGCTGCGCTACGACCTCGACCCGCAGCTGCGTCCGCTCACCCTGGGCGGCACCTACCTCGACCCCACGGCAGCGAAGGAAGCCGCCGCGGCGGTCGCGAACCAGGGCCGCTAA
- a CDS encoding MFS transporter, translating to MHALRRLWNDTAGGLPATFWYLWAGLLINRAGAFAMLFLSLYLTDARGASESLAGTVVGAYGAGGAAGVLLGGVLADRWGRRSTLVAAHLATAALMVALAFSRPLLLIAVLSALVGVVHSMPSPAFVAAIVDVVPAQRRSRAFNLQFWAFNLGMAVASLLAGVLAEASFTALFLVDAGATLTAAVLIAWKVPETLRRGAASVDLRPPAESARARRPGLRTALTDRTFLVFVGLTFVLAVLTMQTSTIMPLAMRADGLGPSAYGVVVALGGALIVLGQLFVPRLIDRHRKDVVLAVSTALLAVGFGVLAVADVLGVYLAAAVVWTVGSMLAAPPNAQINADLAPPQLRARYQSVFYLTFPAAAFVAPTLGGVSLQHLGDGHWLIVGGLGLLAALGHLLAGPHRERHVAALRRAAGLEPAPAVDHAPAR from the coding sequence GTGCACGCCCTGCGGCGCTTGTGGAACGACACCGCGGGCGGACTTCCCGCCACCTTCTGGTACCTCTGGGCCGGCCTGCTCATCAACAGGGCCGGCGCGTTCGCCATGCTGTTCCTGTCGCTCTATCTCACCGACGCGCGGGGCGCCAGCGAGTCGCTGGCCGGCACTGTGGTCGGGGCGTACGGAGCGGGCGGGGCGGCAGGCGTGCTGCTCGGCGGGGTGCTTGCCGACCGGTGGGGCCGACGGTCCACCCTGGTCGCCGCCCACCTGGCCACCGCCGCCCTGATGGTGGCGCTGGCCTTCAGCCGGCCCCTGCTGTTGATCGCGGTGCTGTCCGCGCTTGTAGGCGTGGTGCACTCGATGCCCAGCCCGGCGTTCGTCGCGGCGATCGTCGACGTGGTGCCCGCGCAACGCCGCTCGCGTGCGTTCAACCTCCAGTTCTGGGCGTTCAACCTGGGTATGGCGGTGGCCTCACTGCTCGCCGGGGTCCTGGCCGAGGCGAGCTTCACAGCGCTGTTCCTGGTCGACGCGGGTGCCACGCTTACCGCCGCGGTGCTCATCGCCTGGAAGGTCCCGGAGACCCTGCGACGGGGCGCTGCAAGCGTCGACCTCCGGCCACCGGCCGAGTCCGCCCGAGCCCGGCGTCCCGGCCTGCGTACCGCGCTCACCGACCGCACCTTCCTGGTCTTCGTCGGTCTCACATTCGTGCTGGCCGTACTCACCATGCAAACCTCGACGATCATGCCGCTGGCGATGCGCGCGGACGGTCTCGGCCCATCGGCGTACGGGGTGGTGGTGGCCCTGGGCGGCGCGCTGATCGTGCTGGGGCAACTGTTCGTGCCCCGGCTGATCGACAGGCACCGCAAGGACGTCGTCCTGGCGGTCTCGACCGCTCTGCTCGCTGTCGGTTTCGGCGTGCTGGCCGTGGCCGACGTGCTGGGCGTCTACCTGGCCGCCGCTGTGGTCTGGACGGTCGGCTCGATGCTCGCCGCCCCACCCAACGCGCAGATCAACGCGGATCTGGCGCCACCGCAGCTACGCGCCCGGTATCAGTCGGTCTTCTACCTGACCTTCCCGGCGGCGGCGTTCGTCGCACCCACGCTGGGCGGGGTGAGCCTGCAACACCTCGGCGACGGGCACTGGCTGATCGTGGGCGGGCTGGGCCTGCTTGCCGCACTTGGGCACCTGCTGGCCGGGCCGCACCGGGAGCGCCACGTCGCCGCGCTGCGCCGGGCCGCCGGCCTGGAGCCGGCTCCGGCCGTGGACCACGCGCCGGCCCGCTGA